CGGCTTAGTCCTATCTCGGTTCGTGAATACAAGAACATATTATAAAATTGGGAAGAAATGATAAAGGAGTAGAAACCATGAATTGCCCTCAATGTAACAATGAATTAAGTGAAGTTCCTTTATGTTACGGAATTGAAGCTCCGTACTATTTTTACACGGTACCAGAAGAGAAAAGAACTGAGTTAACTAGAGATTTTTGTGTAATTGATGAACAATATTTCTATATAAGAGGACATATTGAAATACCGATAATTGATTGTAATGAGAAATTTATTTGGAGTGTTTGGGTTTCTCTTAGTGCAGAGAATTTTTTGAAATCCAATGAATTATTGCACGTACAAGGAAGGGAGAATGAGCAACCTTATTTTGGTTGGTTGTCGACGGAGCTGTCAATATATCCAGTAACTACACTGTCGTTGAAAACAATGGTACATACACAAGAAGTTGGCGCTGTTCCGTTAATAGAACTAGAACAGACTGATCATCCACTTGCAGTTGAACAAAGAGAAGGAATTACAATGGAGAGAGTAAAAGAAATTGCTCATATAATAAATCATAGTCAGTAAGTTATGAGGGTTTGAAAGCAGCCAACATCTTATGACATCGTGTTCTCGTAGCGAAGTCATACAATGACCTAATTTAATAATAAATTGAGGAACTTCCTGAAGAGGAGGTTCTTTTGTTCTACACCTTTCGACTCGCTCATATGTTAATTTGGTGAATATTGGTATGATTCATGTAGTGGAATTCAATCAAAATATAAGCAACAGTTTTTTCAAGCCCCTGATGGAGAAGAGTATTGGAAATGGATTTTGAAAGTGGGTTAGAAATGAAAGTCTGAATTCATTCATTAGTTATTGGAGGTAACCCTGTAATCTCACTTCCTGATGGTTATGACCTATTGGAGGTTTTTTTGGGAACTGAACTACAGGATAGAGATGAAGATGGCAATTGGGTGCTAGAAG
Above is a genomic segment from Paenibacillus sp. HWE-109 containing:
- a CDS encoding DUF2199 domain-containing protein, which gives rise to MNCPQCNNELSEVPLCYGIEAPYYFYTVPEEKRTELTRDFCVIDEQYFYIRGHIEIPIIDCNEKFIWSVWVSLSAENFLKSNELLHVQGRENEQPYFGWLSTELSIYPVTTLSLKTMVHTQEVGAVPLIELEQTDHPLAVEQREGITMERVKEIAHIINHSQ